In Nitrospirota bacterium, a single window of DNA contains:
- a CDS encoding type II toxin-antitoxin system VapB family antitoxin: MKSSVRMTSIRLDTKLADDALKVLGAKSRTEAVHMALKEVVALKRFKALVLKQGGKLQFEAHGR; encoded by the coding sequence ATGAAATCATCGGTCAGGATGACATCAATAAGGCTTGATACTAAACTTGCAGACGATGCGCTGAAGGTGTTGGGGGCGAAATCGAGGACTGAAGCAGTGCACATGGCCCTTAAAGAAGTTGTTGCCCTTAAGAGGTTTAAGGCTCTTGTTTTGAAACAAGGAGGTAAATTGCAGTTTGAGGCCCATGGAAGATAA
- the meaB gene encoding methylmalonyl Co-A mutase-associated GTPase MeaB produces the protein MLSEKILRGLRERDPRGIARAISLVEENDPLSDEILSSIDDSLVDEATVLGITGPPGAGKSTLTDRIISKYRAQGKRVGVIAVDPSSPISGGAILGDRIRMMGHALDKDVVVRSMATRGRLGGLCAAAGAAVRILAGSGCSVIIIETVGVGQSEMDIVRLADITALVLAPGLGDDIQAMKAGLLEVADILIVNKADCAGAETLAMDMEAIAREGVRKGKEETKVCMTVASEDKGIDGLLASIETVDASHRGTGERRRRREKAYDLEVLDWALEMIKPSIIEKIERWEHDRKGAPRLQAAKLLERESLRARDQKGS, from the coding sequence ATGCTGAGTGAAAAGATACTGAGGGGATTGAGAGAGCGGGATCCAAGGGGAATTGCCCGGGCCATCTCCCTTGTTGAAGAAAACGATCCTCTGTCGGATGAAATACTCTCATCCATTGATGATTCTCTTGTTGATGAGGCAACGGTATTAGGTATAACCGGTCCTCCCGGGGCCGGAAAATCGACATTAACAGACCGGATCATCTCAAAATACCGCGCTCAGGGAAAAAGGGTAGGGGTTATTGCAGTAGATCCTTCTTCACCCATTTCCGGCGGTGCGATCCTCGGTGACCGGATCCGGATGATGGGCCATGCACTGGATAAGGACGTGGTTGTACGTTCCATGGCCACACGGGGCAGGCTGGGAGGATTATGCGCCGCAGCGGGAGCTGCAGTGAGAATACTTGCCGGCAGCGGCTGCTCCGTAATTATCATTGAGACTGTTGGCGTCGGACAGTCCGAAATGGATATCGTCAGGCTTGCAGACATCACAGCACTGGTGCTTGCTCCAGGCCTTGGCGACGATATTCAGGCAATGAAGGCAGGGCTTCTGGAGGTGGCTGACATCCTGATCGTGAACAAGGCGGACTGCGCGGGCGCAGAGACCCTTGCCATGGATATGGAGGCTATTGCTCGGGAGGGTGTCCGCAAGGGAAAAGAAGAGACAAAAGTCTGCATGACCGTGGCTTCGGAAGATAAAGGAATAGACGGGCTGCTTGCTTCGATCGAAACTGTTGACGCTTCGCACCGGGGGACTGGTGAGCGCAGGAGGCGAAGGGAAAAGGCCTATGACCTTGAAGTATTGGACTGGGCACTTGAGATGATAAAGCCTTCGATAATCGAGAAGATAGAGAGATGGGAGCATGACCGGAAAGGGGCACCCCGTCTGCAGGCTGCAAAACTGCTCGAACGGGAATCTTTGCGAGCCAGGGATCAGAAAGGTTCATGA
- a CDS encoding methylmalonyl-CoA mutase family protein, which translates to MAKHPEHIDWEKKLAESLGRYPERREKFTNHGGEEITRLAVPDSIDDAYLEKIGFPGSYPYTRGVQPTMYRGRLWTMRQYAGFSTASESNRRYRYLLEQGTTGLSIAFDLPTQIGYDSDHPMAAGEVGKVGVAIDSLADMELLFDQIPLDKVSTSMTINAPAAILLAMYAAVAEKQGVAIGQIKGTIQNDILKEYVARGTYIFPPKPSLRLITDIFKWCTEHTPDFNTISISGYHIREAGSTAVQEVAFTLANGITYVQAALDAGLELDNFAPRLSFFFNASSDLLEEVSKFRAARRLWARIMKDRFHAKKPASLMLRFHTQTAGYTLTAQQIDNNIVRVAIQALSAVLGGTQSLHTNSRDEALSLPTEDSVRTALRTQQVIAHESGVANTVDPLAGSYFIEELTDRIEAEASELIAKIEKAGGVVAAIEDGFIQRQIENSAYDYQQEIEKGERIIVGVNEFRIDENTKPPLLRVDPEVENAQVQCLKELRQRRDNKKVEEALADLSACARSSSNLMPGILAAVKTYATLGEICQVLRGVFGEYRG; encoded by the coding sequence ATGGCAAAACATCCTGAACATATTGACTGGGAAAAGAAGCTGGCCGAAAGCCTGGGCCGCTATCCGGAGAGGCGAGAGAAGTTCACCAATCATGGCGGCGAGGAAATTACCCGTCTTGCAGTGCCGGATAGTATCGATGATGCCTATCTCGAAAAAATAGGCTTTCCCGGAAGCTATCCCTATACGCGCGGAGTACAGCCCACCATGTACCGCGGACGGCTCTGGACCATGCGCCAGTATGCCGGTTTCTCGACCGCATCGGAATCGAACCGGCGTTACCGGTATCTTCTGGAGCAGGGCACGACCGGTCTTTCAATAGCATTTGATCTGCCGACCCAGATCGGGTATGACTCTGATCATCCGATGGCTGCAGGCGAGGTGGGTAAGGTCGGGGTGGCGATTGACTCATTAGCTGACATGGAACTCCTTTTTGACCAGATCCCCCTGGATAAGGTCTCAACCTCCATGACAATCAACGCACCTGCTGCCATACTCCTTGCCATGTATGCGGCTGTGGCTGAAAAGCAGGGCGTGGCGATCGGCCAGATCAAAGGAACGATCCAGAACGATATCCTGAAGGAATACGTAGCCCGCGGCACGTATATCTTTCCGCCCAAGCCGAGTCTGCGGCTGATCACCGATATTTTCAAATGGTGCACAGAACATACCCCGGACTTTAATACCATTTCGATCTCCGGCTATCATATCCGGGAGGCCGGGTCCACCGCAGTCCAGGAGGTGGCGTTCACCCTGGCCAATGGCATAACCTATGTGCAGGCCGCACTTGATGCCGGGCTTGAGCTCGATAATTTTGCACCCAGACTTTCGTTCTTCTTCAATGCATCCTCTGATCTTCTCGAAGAGGTTTCAAAATTCCGTGCTGCCAGAAGGCTCTGGGCACGTATCATGAAGGATCGTTTTCATGCAAAGAAGCCTGCAAGTCTGATGCTGCGCTTCCATACGCAGACTGCAGGTTACACACTTACTGCCCAGCAGATAGACAATAATATCGTCAGAGTCGCCATTCAGGCCCTGTCCGCGGTCCTTGGCGGCACTCAGTCCCTGCATACCAATTCACGGGATGAAGCGCTGTCCCTGCCTACTGAGGATTCCGTACGCACGGCACTTCGTACGCAGCAGGTGATAGCCCATGAATCAGGAGTGGCTAATACCGTCGATCCGCTGGCAGGATCTTATTTCATTGAAGAGCTCACTGACCGCATAGAGGCAGAGGCCTCTGAGCTCATTGCGAAGATCGAAAAGGCCGGCGGTGTGGTGGCTGCGATCGAAGATGGTTTTATCCAACGCCAGATCGAGAACAGCGCCTATGATTACCAGCAGGAGATCGAAAAAGGCGAGCGCATAATCGTCGGGGTCAACGAGTTTCGGATCGATGAGAATACAAAGCCTCCTCTGCTGCGTGTTGATCCTGAGGTAGAGAATGCCCAGGTCCAGTGCCTGAAGGAACTGCGTCAAAGGCGTGACAATAAAAAGGTCGAGGAAGCGCTTGCGGATCTGTCGGCATGCGCCAGGAGTTCATCGAACCTGATGCCCGGGATACTTGCGGCAGTCAAAACATATGCTACACTGGGTGAGATCTGCCAGGTACTGCGCGGAGTGTTCGGTGAGTACAGAGGATGA
- a CDS encoding cobalamin B12-binding domain-containing protein — MPEQKRTHRVLIGKPGLDGHDRGAKFIARALRDAGFEVVYTGIRRTPEEIASAAVQEDVSAVGLSLLSGAHMSLFPAVVRALTNAGAGDIPVLGGGIIPDEDIVLLKDAGINAVYTPGTPVDKIIAAFRSACEAHEARRT; from the coding sequence ATGCCTGAACAAAAGAGAACACATAGAGTTTTAATCGGAAAACCGGGCCTTGACGGCCATGATCGGGGCGCCAAATTCATTGCCCGCGCACTTCGTGATGCCGGCTTTGAGGTGGTCTATACCGGCATCCGAAGGACGCCCGAAGAGATCGCCTCTGCCGCTGTTCAGGAAGATGTTTCAGCGGTCGGTTTGTCATTGCTTTCCGGGGCGCACATGAGCCTCTTCCCTGCAGTGGTGCGTGCACTGACGAATGCAGGGGCTGGAGATATTCCTGTGCTGGGCGGCGGTATAATCCCTGATGAGGACATCGTGCTGCTCAAAGATGCCGGGATCAATGCTGTGTACACCCCGGGGACCCCTGTAGACAAGATCATTGCCGCTTTTCGCAGTGCCTGCGAGGCACATGAAGCTCGCAGAACCTGA
- a CDS encoding electron transfer flavoprotein subunit beta/FixA family protein, translating to MRIVVCIKQVPDSAEVRINPETNTLIRDGVPTIINPYDLHALEAGLQIREQAGGKVIVLTMGPPQAETALRETIAMGADEGVLLTDRAFAGSDTWATAYALSKAIEQIGADVILCGKQAIDGDTAQVGPEIAEFMDIPHISYIRKVDEVTPDRLVLQRLMDDGYDVVETSLPVLLTVVKELNTPRLPSLKGKMAAKKAEIRKMTAADLKVEESDLGLKGSPTQVKNIFAPEAKKDRKMLEGTAEEQIDTLVKELVESKCI from the coding sequence ATGAGGATAGTTGTATGCATTAAACAGGTGCCTGACAGCGCAGAGGTCAGGATCAATCCGGAGACGAACACGCTCATCAGGGACGGTGTGCCCACCATAATAAACCCCTATGACCTGCATGCCCTCGAAGCAGGCCTTCAGATCAGGGAACAGGCAGGAGGCAAAGTGATTGTGCTCACCATGGGCCCGCCCCAGGCAGAGACAGCGCTCCGCGAGACTATTGCGATGGGTGCCGACGAAGGGGTGCTCCTGACAGACAGGGCCTTTGCAGGCTCCGACACCTGGGCCACTGCTTATGCCCTTTCAAAGGCCATAGAACAGATCGGCGCTGATGTGATCCTCTGCGGCAAGCAGGCCATTGACGGAGACACGGCGCAGGTCGGGCCTGAGATCGCAGAGTTCATGGATATCCCGCATATTTCCTATATCCGCAAGGTCGATGAGGTCACTCCTGACAGACTTGTGCTGCAGAGGCTGATGGATGACGGGTATGATGTTGTCGAGACGTCGCTGCCTGTGCTGCTTACTGTGGTGAAGGAGCTGAACACGCCGCGGCTGCCGTCGCTCAAGGGCAAGATGGCTGCAAAGAAGGCGGAGATCAGAAAGATGACCGCTGCAGACCTCAAGGTCGAGGAGAGCGATCTTGGGCTGAAAGGTTCTCCCACGCAGGTGAAGAACATCTTTGCCCCTGAGGCGAAGAAGGACAGGAAGATGCTCGAAGGCACAGCTGAAGAGCAGATCGATACTCTGGTAAAGGAACTGGTGGAGAGCAAATGTATATAA
- a CDS encoding 4Fe-4S binding protein encodes MYIKVNRELCTGCEACVQSCPYDAIVIKDGKAGITELCQLCRACMSVCPEGAISEVKEASDTKETAQGKGVWVFAEQRDGKIAGVSLELLGAGRGLAEKLGTDLSAVLFGGTEQDAKELMRWGADKVFHCDDPLMSAFNDEPYAALLSKLITEQKPEIVLTGATPIGRSFFPRVAAKLRAGLTADCTSLEIDAETKNLLQVRPAFGGNIMATIFCPHARPQMATVRPRVMKKGEYSEAKTGELIKVSAKGISSRTKVIETVKEVSELAVNLQDANVIIAGGRGMAGEKGFQLLYELADVLGASVAASRAAVDEGWIPYRNQVGQTGKTVSPKLYIACGISGAVQHLVGMQSSDVIIAINKNPDAPIFNVATYGIVGDANEIVPMLTRKIKEIKG; translated from the coding sequence ATGTATATAAAGGTCAACAGAGAGCTATGCACAGGTTGTGAGGCATGCGTCCAGTCATGCCCGTATGATGCTATCGTGATAAAGGACGGAAAGGCCGGGATCACTGAGCTCTGTCAGCTCTGCAGGGCCTGCATGAGCGTATGCCCTGAAGGCGCCATCTCTGAGGTGAAAGAGGCATCAGATACAAAGGAGACAGCTCAGGGCAAGGGGGTTTGGGTCTTTGCAGAGCAGCGCGACGGCAAGATCGCCGGCGTTTCTCTTGAACTTCTGGGCGCCGGCAGAGGGCTTGCCGAAAAATTGGGTACAGACCTCTCCGCAGTCCTCTTCGGCGGCACAGAGCAGGATGCAAAGGAGCTTATGCGCTGGGGCGCTGACAAGGTGTTCCATTGCGACGACCCGCTCATGAGCGCGTTTAATGACGAGCCGTATGCAGCGCTTCTGTCGAAGCTGATCACTGAGCAGAAGCCCGAGATCGTGCTGACCGGCGCCACGCCGATTGGAAGATCGTTCTTCCCGAGGGTCGCCGCAAAACTGAGAGCAGGGCTCACCGCAGACTGCACCTCTCTTGAGATCGATGCAGAGACAAAGAACCTGCTTCAGGTCAGGCCTGCATTCGGCGGCAATATTATGGCAACGATCTTCTGCCCCCATGCACGGCCGCAGATGGCGACGGTCAGACCGCGCGTCATGAAAAAGGGAGAGTATAGTGAGGCGAAGACAGGCGAGCTCATTAAGGTCAGCGCAAAGGGCATATCCTCCCGCACTAAAGTGATCGAGACCGTAAAGGAGGTCTCTGAACTCGCGGTCAATCTTCAGGATGCGAATGTCATTATTGCAGGCGGAAGGGGCATGGCCGGAGAAAAGGGCTTTCAGCTCCTGTATGAACTTGCGGATGTGCTGGGCGCGTCAGTGGCAGCGTCAAGAGCTGCTGTTGATGAAGGCTGGATCCCCTATCGCAACCAGGTCGGGCAGACCGGCAAGACCGTCAGCCCGAAGCTCTATATTGCCTGCGGTATTTCAGGCGCAGTGCAGCACCTGGTCGGTATGCAGTCCTCCGACGTAATCATTGCGATCAATAAGAACCCTGATGCCCCGATCTTCAATGTTGCCACCTACGGCATAGTCGGTGACGCAAATGAGATCGTGCCGATGCTGACCAGAAAGATCAAAGAGATAAAAGGGTAA
- the sucC gene encoding ADP-forming succinate--CoA ligase subunit beta produces MKIHEYQAKELFRQHHISVPEGYLATSPDEAAASAEKLGKFPVVVKAQIHAGGRGKGGGVKLARSLDEVRSVAATILGRPLVTPQTGPEGKKVGKLLVEQGLDISQELYLSIIPDRSTAKIMIIASRAGGMDIEEVAAKSPEKIIRVLINPLTGIEPGHCSQIAAGLDLNEALTQKFSALIENLYALFIETDCSLLEINPLVITAQEDLIALDAKIDIDDNALFRQKEILKYRDTNEEDPLELEASKFNLNYINLDGNVGNMVNGAGLAMATMDLIKSAGASPANFLDVGGGANAEMVENGFRIILSDSNVKAILINIFGGILRCDVLAEGVVQAARKTGIRVPVVIRMQGTNVEKGREILAASGLNLITAEDLNDAAGRIAEIVGK; encoded by the coding sequence ATGAAGATCCACGAATATCAGGCAAAGGAACTGTTTCGTCAGCATCACATTTCTGTTCCTGAGGGCTATCTTGCTACAAGTCCTGATGAGGCTGCTGCATCAGCCGAAAAGCTCGGCAAATTCCCCGTTGTAGTCAAGGCACAGATCCATGCGGGCGGCCGCGGCAAGGGCGGCGGTGTCAAACTTGCCCGAAGCCTTGACGAGGTAAGGAGCGTTGCTGCGACCATACTGGGAAGGCCGCTGGTGACGCCACAGACCGGTCCCGAGGGGAAGAAGGTCGGGAAGCTCCTGGTGGAGCAGGGGCTCGATATCAGTCAGGAACTCTATCTCTCGATCATCCCGGACCGCTCCACGGCAAAGATCATGATCATCGCAAGCCGGGCCGGCGGAATGGATATCGAGGAAGTTGCAGCAAAAAGCCCTGAAAAGATCATCAGGGTGTTAATCAATCCGCTCACCGGGATCGAGCCTGGCCACTGCAGCCAGATCGCAGCCGGTCTCGATCTGAATGAAGCACTTACCCAAAAATTCTCTGCACTGATCGAGAATCTATACGCACTTTTCATCGAAACCGACTGTTCTTTGCTTGAGATCAATCCTCTGGTGATCACTGCCCAGGAGGACCTGATCGCACTTGATGCCAAGATCGACATTGATGATAACGCCCTGTTCCGTCAGAAGGAGATCCTGAAATACCGGGATACGAATGAAGAGGACCCTCTGGAATTAGAGGCATCGAAATTCAATCTCAATTACATCAACCTGGATGGGAATGTTGGCAATATGGTGAACGGCGCCGGACTGGCCATGGCTACCATGGACCTTATCAAGAGTGCCGGTGCTTCGCCTGCGAACTTTCTGGATGTGGGCGGCGGGGCGAATGCGGAGATGGTCGAGAACGGTTTCCGGATCATTTTGAGCGACAGCAATGTAAAAGCGATCCTGATCAATATCTTCGGCGGTATTCTCCGGTGCGACGTTCTTGCCGAAGGGGTTGTGCAGGCGGCCAGAAAGACCGGTATACGTGTGCCGGTTGTGATCCGCATGCAGGGGACGAATGTCGAAAAGGGCAGGGAGATCCTCGCTGCATCCGGGCTGAATCTTATTACAGCAGAGGACCTGAACGATGCAGCGGGCAGGATCGCTGAGATTGTCGGAAAATGA
- the fabD gene encoding ACP S-malonyltransferase yields MFPGQGSQAVGMGADLFDRYPDLVAEADVILGYSIKELCLANPDDKLRQTDYTQPALYVVDILSYLAKVEVEELRPDFVIGHSLGEYAALYAAGAFDFGIGLRLVQKRGTLMNAATGGGMAAILGMTGDAVAAALAELGAVSIDVANFNSPGQTVICGPKADIEIFAPQMKEKGAKRAVILPVSGAFHSRYMKPAAEEFEAFLTEFSFNSLQIPCIANCSAQPYTDDSIASNLVKQIYSSVKWVETVTSLRAQGADTFIEVGPGTVLAGLARQIA; encoded by the coding sequence ATGTTCCCCGGTCAGGGTTCCCAGGCTGTTGGTATGGGCGCTGATCTTTTCGATCGTTATCCTGATCTGGTCGCAGAGGCGGATGTAATTCTCGGTTACTCGATCAAGGAGCTCTGCCTTGCGAATCCTGACGATAAGCTCAGGCAGACGGACTACACACAGCCGGCGCTGTACGTCGTCGATATCCTGAGCTATCTGGCCAAGGTCGAGGTTGAGGAGCTTAGGCCGGATTTTGTGATCGGCCACAGCCTGGGAGAGTATGCAGCCCTGTATGCTGCAGGGGCCTTTGATTTTGGCATTGGCCTCAGGCTGGTCCAGAAGCGCGGCACACTGATGAACGCAGCCACTGGCGGAGGCATGGCAGCCATATTAGGCATGACGGGTGATGCTGTCGCCGCGGCCCTGGCTGAACTCGGCGCAGTCAGCATTGATGTGGCCAATTTCAATTCCCCGGGCCAGACAGTGATCTGCGGTCCCAAGGCTGACATAGAGATCTTTGCGCCGCAGATGAAGGAAAAGGGAGCCAAGAGGGCGGTTATCCTCCCGGTCAGCGGCGCGTTTCATAGTCGTTACATGAAACCGGCGGCAGAAGAGTTCGAGGCATTTCTAACGGAATTCAGTTTCAACAGCCTGCAGATTCCCTGCATTGCCAACTGCAGTGCCCAGCCATATACGGATGATTCGATCGCCTCGAATCTGGTTAAGCAGATCTATAGCAGTGTGAAGTGGGTTGAGACAGTGACAAGCCTTCGTGCGCAGGGCGCTGACACGTTTATCGAGGTCGGCCCGGGAACTGTTTTGGCCGGCCTTGCCCGCCAGATTGCATAA
- the sucD gene encoding succinate--CoA ligase subunit alpha: MSIFVNKETRLLVQGITGKEGMFHTRQCIEYGTRVVGGVTPGKGGQTMDNVPVFNSVREAVSETKANCSMIFVPPAFAAKAVMEAIDADIDLIVAITEGIPVLDMMRIKNYLNGKKARLIGPNCPGIITPGQCKIGIMPGFIHKPGGPIGVVSRSGTLTYEVVHQLTTKGIGQTTCLGIGGDPVNGTNFIDCLKAFEADPETKGIVLVGEIGGTAEEEAAAYIREKVSKPVVGFVAGLSAPPGRRMGHAGAIVNGSSGTAQSKIAVMKEVGIHVCDNLGRFGDFCADIF; encoded by the coding sequence ATGTCAATTTTCGTAAATAAAGAGACCAGACTGCTAGTCCAGGGAATTACCGGGAAAGAAGGCATGTTCCATACCCGGCAGTGTATCGAATACGGCACTCGTGTAGTCGGTGGTGTGACACCCGGAAAAGGCGGACAGACCATGGACAATGTGCCGGTCTTCAATTCTGTCCGGGAAGCTGTCAGTGAAACCAAAGCGAACTGCAGCATGATCTTTGTGCCTCCGGCCTTTGCCGCAAAGGCGGTCATGGAGGCGATCGACGCTGATATCGATCTCATTGTGGCTATCACAGAAGGCATTCCTGTGCTCGACATGATGCGGATAAAGAATTATCTGAACGGTAAAAAAGCAAGGCTCATCGGACCGAACTGCCCCGGGATCATAACGCCGGGCCAGTGCAAGATCGGTATTATGCCGGGCTTTATCCACAAGCCGGGCGGACCCATTGGCGTTGTGTCGCGTTCCGGCACCCTTACCTATGAGGTGGTGCATCAGCTGACCACCAAGGGGATCGGACAGACAACCTGCCTCGGCATCGGAGGCGACCCGGTAAATGGAACGAATTTTATCGATTGCCTCAAGGCCTTTGAAGCAGATCCTGAGACAAAGGGCATTGTGCTTGTGGGCGAGATCGGCGGCACTGCAGAAGAAGAGGCTGCTGCCTATATCAGGGAAAAGGTCAGCAAGCCGGTAGTCGGGTTTGTGGCGGGCTTGAGCGCTCCTCCGGGCAGACGGATGGGGCATGCAGGGGCCATAGTTAATGGCAGCAGCGGCACTGCCCAGTCAAAGATCGCTGTCATGAAGGAAGTTGGTATTCATGTATGCGATAATCTCGGCAGGTTCGGTGATTTCTGTGCCGACATTTTTTAG
- a CDS encoding PIN domain-containing protein has protein sequence MEDNAVIFDTSIFIDHLRANKYSRQFQNLNALVRNSSVVLAELLRGATKDAERTFVNLLAKNHPILTPTAQNWIDSGEILLKMNKRKGFLPEKLRDLHFDVLIALTARTYGAAVVTSNRADFELIKEYKDFRLVLW, from the coding sequence ATGGAAGATAACGCCGTTATTTTCGATACCTCGATTTTCATAGATCACCTGAGAGCCAATAAGTATAGCCGGCAATTTCAGAATCTTAATGCGCTTGTGCGGAACTCTTCTGTTGTGCTTGCAGAGCTTCTTCGCGGTGCTACGAAAGATGCAGAGCGTACGTTTGTTAATCTGCTGGCGAAAAATCATCCCATCCTGACGCCTACGGCACAAAACTGGATTGATTCTGGTGAAATACTTCTGAAAATGAATAAGCGCAAAGGTTTTTTGCCTGAAAAGCTGAGGGATTTGCATTTTGATGTTCTGATTGCCCTGACAGCCAGGACCTATGGAGCTGCAGTCGTTACCTCGAACAGGGCAGATTTCGAACTTATAAAGGAATATAAGGATTTTCGTCTGGTACTCTGGTGA
- a CDS encoding acyl-CoA carboxylase subunit beta has translation MKEEAFLGGGAKRIEAQHRKGKLTARERIELLLDEGSFEEFDLLMTGRAGQNTGIGEFPGDGVITGHGTIDGREVFVFSQDFTIMGGALGEAHAQKICKVMDHAVQVGAPIIGLNDSGGARIQEGVESLAAYGEIFHRNVQASGVVPQISCIMGPCAGGAVYSPAITDFTFMVENTSYMFVTGPNVVKTVTHQDITAEELGGAMVHSKKSGVAHFAFPNDILCLREVRRLISYLPSNNRQQAPLLDLRDPAERTDPALDYLVPANPNQTYDMKILITSILDGAEFLEIHPHFARNIIVGFGRLGGQTIGLIANQPAVLAGVLDVQASEKAARFVRFCDAFNIPLVCLEDVPGFMPGPEQEHGGIIRHGAKLLYAFSEATVPRITVIIRKAYGGAYVVMNSKHIGCDMNLAWPAAEIAVLGPKGAAQIIYRKEIDEAADPEEMLARKTDEYRQTYANPFMAAKRGFIDDVINPRDTRHRLIRCLQFLENKRTVRPQRKHGNIPL, from the coding sequence ATGAAAGAAGAGGCCTTTCTCGGCGGAGGGGCTAAAAGGATCGAGGCCCAGCACCGCAAGGGCAAGCTCACCGCGCGGGAGCGTATTGAGCTGCTTCTCGACGAGGGTTCATTTGAGGAATTTGATCTGCTGATGACCGGCAGGGCCGGCCAGAATACCGGCATCGGTGAGTTTCCCGGAGACGGGGTGATCACCGGCCACGGCACCATTGACGGCCGCGAGGTCTTTGTATTCAGCCAGGATTTCACCATCATGGGCGGCGCGCTCGGTGAGGCACATGCCCAGAAGATCTGCAAGGTCATGGACCATGCCGTACAGGTCGGCGCACCTATCATCGGTCTGAACGATTCGGGCGGCGCGCGTATTCAGGAGGGAGTTGAATCGCTGGCAGCGTATGGAGAAATTTTCCACCGCAATGTCCAGGCAAGCGGTGTGGTGCCTCAGATATCCTGCATCATGGGCCCCTGCGCCGGCGGTGCGGTGTACAGCCCTGCCATAACGGATTTCACCTTCATGGTCGAAAACACCTCATATATGTTTGTCACGGGCCCCAATGTGGTCAAGACCGTTACGCACCAGGACATTACGGCAGAAGAACTGGGCGGGGCCATGGTACACAGCAAAAAAAGCGGTGTGGCCCATTTCGCCTTCCCCAATGATATCCTCTGTCTGCGGGAGGTGAGACGGCTGATCAGTTATCTGCCTTCAAACAATCGTCAGCAGGCGCCGCTCCTTGATCTGAGGGACCCTGCTGAACGCACGGACCCGGCTCTGGATTATCTGGTCCCGGCCAATCCGAATCAGACCTATGACATGAAGATCCTGATCACCAGTATTCTGGACGGGGCTGAGTTTCTGGAGATCCATCCTCATTTTGCACGGAATATCATCGTGGGCTTCGGCCGTCTCGGCGGACAGACCATCGGCCTCATCGCCAACCAGCCTGCAGTGCTGGCCGGCGTCCTTGATGTCCAGGCCTCGGAAAAGGCGGCCCGCTTTGTCCGTTTCTGCGATGCCTTCAATATTCCGCTTGTCTGTCTTGAAGATGTCCCGGGATTCATGCCCGGTCCGGAACAGGAGCATGGCGGCATCATCCGCCACGGGGCAAAACTGCTCTATGCCTTTTCAGAAGCAACCGTGCCTCGTATCACGGTCATTATTCGCAAAGCATACGGCGGCGCGTACGTGGTCATGAATTCCAAACATATCGGCTGTGATATGAATCTTGCCTGGCCTGCAGCGGAGATTGCCGTGCTCGGACCCAAAGGTGCAGCGCAGATCATTTACCGCAAGGAGATCGACGAGGCTGCAGACCCGGAGGAGATGCTCGCCCGGAAGACGGATGAATACCGGCAGACATATGCCAATCCCTTCATGGCTGCCAAGAGAGGA
- the mce gene encoding methylmalonyl-CoA epimerase codes for MIEKIDHLGIAVRSIDASRKFYEEVLGLVCEKEEVVASQKVRTAFFTVGDIHIELLEPTSDDSPIAGFLEKKGEGFHHIAYHTDDIDGQLGTAREHGCRLINETPVAGAGGKQVAFLHPKSTFGVLTEFCE; via the coding sequence ATGATAGAGAAAATTGATCATCTGGGGATCGCGGTAAGGTCCATTGATGCGTCGCGCAAATTTTACGAAGAAGTGCTGGGGCTTGTCTGTGAAAAGGAAGAGGTGGTGGCCTCGCAAAAGGTGCGGACCGCTTTTTTTACGGTAGGCGATATCCATATCGAGCTGCTGGAGCCTACTTCTGATGACAGCCCTATTGCCGGATTTCTGGAAAAAAAGGGCGAGGGCTTCCATCATATTGCGTATCATACCGATGATATCGACGGTCAGCTGGGAACCGCCCGGGAGCATGGATGCAGATTGATCAATGAGACTCCGGTAGCGGGCGCCGGAGGCAAGCAGGTGGCGTTTCTGCACCCGAAGAGCACATTCGGCGTGCTCACCGAGTTCTGTGAATAA